A single Marinitoga aeolica DNA region contains:
- a CDS encoding type II CAAX endopeptidase family protein, whose amino-acid sequence MNTKTSSPWSFFIIALGISWFFWLWIILLNWNVFTFPAIIFGAIGLLGPTISEILLIFHSKNNKEWIDYRQRIFDIKRIGKKWHFVIWFTFPILNIVAIALSIFTGSDLPDFETVKNLLSNPWQIFPFAFFILIYGPLPEELGWRGYALDKLQERYNALVSSLILGVMWSLWHVPLFFMKGQWQHDALNFGTLDFWIFILNTIVLSILFTWIYNNTNHSTLSAILFHFMCNFTGQILPLTMFARLYSFILTIVLTISVVIIWGPKTLTRHQNKKKTKS is encoded by the coding sequence ATGAATACAAAGACTTCAAGTCCCTGGAGCTTTTTTATTATTGCTCTGGGCATTTCCTGGTTTTTCTGGTTATGGATTATATTACTAAACTGGAATGTCTTTACATTCCCGGCAATAATTTTTGGAGCTATTGGATTATTAGGGCCAACGATTTCAGAAATTCTTTTGATTTTTCACTCTAAAAACAACAAAGAATGGATAGACTATAGGCAAAGAATATTTGATATAAAAAGAATTGGGAAAAAATGGCATTTTGTAATATGGTTTACATTCCCTATTTTAAATATTGTTGCTATCGCTTTAAGTATTTTCACAGGATCGGATTTACCGGATTTTGAAACAGTTAAAAATTTATTAAGTAATCCTTGGCAAATCTTTCCATTTGCTTTTTTTATTTTAATTTATGGGCCACTACCAGAGGAACTTGGATGGCGTGGTTATGCTCTTGATAAATTACAGGAAAGGTATAATGCACTTGTTTCAAGTCTTATACTTGGTGTAATGTGGTCTTTGTGGCATGTTCCACTTTTTTTTATGAAAGGCCAATGGCAACATGATGCTTTAAATTTTGGAACACTGGATTTTTGGATATTTATTTTAAATACAATTGTTTTATCGATTCTATTTACATGGATTTACAATAATACAAACCATAGTACATTATCTGCTATACTTTTTCATTTTATGTGTAATTTTACTGGACAAATTCTCCCTTTAACAATGTTTGCAAGACTTTATAGTTTTATATTGACTATCGTTTTAACAATATCAGTAGTTATTATTTGGGGGCCAAAAACACTAACCCGCCATCAAAATAAAAAAAAGACGAAATCATAA
- a CDS encoding 2-phosphosulfolactate phosphatase, producing the protein MRLYTYFLPKENIETHKYYIVIDTLRATSSIATALSVGCDSITIVNNPEKAFELKGEHTLLLGERNAMKISGFDYSNSPSEILKNAAHFKNKKIILCTTNGSKSLLLANSKGITIAASLINLKAVLQYLLTRKIDDIGIICSGTDGNVSLEDVFTAGRLLSVLSKQDITYFNDESYIALNMANIPHARILQYSIHAQKLKKMGLDKDLTMCFNESLFNVVPISKMNKNEFKSKIDI; encoded by the coding sequence ATGAGGCTATATACATATTTTTTACCAAAAGAAAATATTGAAACCCATAAATATTATATAGTTATTGATACACTAAGAGCAACTTCTAGTATAGCTACGGCATTGTCTGTTGGATGTGATAGTATTACTATAGTAAATAACCCGGAAAAAGCTTTTGAACTAAAAGGAGAGCATACGTTATTATTAGGGGAAAGAAATGCAATGAAAATCTCGGGTTTTGATTATTCTAATTCTCCTTCAGAAATATTAAAAAATGCAGCTCATTTTAAAAATAAGAAAATTATATTGTGTACTACAAATGGTTCTAAATCATTATTATTAGCTAACTCTAAAGGAATAACTATTGCAGCGTCATTAATAAACCTAAAAGCTGTTTTACAGTATTTACTTACAAGAAAAATAGATGATATAGGAATAATTTGTAGTGGAACGGATGGTAATGTCTCTTTAGAAGATGTATTTACAGCTGGAAGACTTCTTAGTGTATTATCTAAACAGGATATTACATATTTTAATGACGAATCATATATTGCGCTTAATATGGCAAATATTCCACATGCAAGAATATTACAATATTCTATTCATGCGCAAAAATTAAAAAAAATGGGGTTAGACAAAGATTTAACAATGTGTTTTAATGAAAGTTTATTTAATGTAGTTCCTATTTCAAAAATGAATAAGAACGAATTTAAGTCAAAAATAGATATCTAA
- a CDS encoding histidine phosphatase family protein, protein MKIYLIRHGMTDWNLQRKWQGNVDVELNEIGIKQAENLKGRFKNEYYVKVYSSPLKRAHRTALPISENIKSQPIIIEDLKEAHVALWNGYNINDVKKKFPKEFELWSKDPWAFVNGVESLAEVQQRGVKALKKIISENEKDIVVVSHGLLLRTVICWVLNLPLNQHRNFMLDNASVTTLEYINGNIRLLNLNETWHLDLERIIHPKTVEEEL, encoded by the coding sequence TTGAAAATTTACTTAATACGTCATGGGATGACTGATTGGAATTTGCAAAGAAAATGGCAGGGAAATGTTGATGTAGAATTAAATGAAATAGGAATAAAACAGGCGGAAAATTTAAAAGGAAGATTTAAAAATGAATATTATGTAAAAGTTTATTCTTCTCCATTGAAGAGAGCGCATAGAACTGCTTTACCTATATCAGAAAACATCAAATCTCAACCAATAATAATTGAAGATTTGAAAGAAGCACATGTTGCATTGTGGAATGGCTATAATATTAATGACGTAAAAAAGAAATTTCCAAAAGAATTTGAGTTATGGTCAAAAGATCCGTGGGCGTTTGTAAATGGAGTTGAATCATTAGCTGAAGTTCAGCAAAGAGGAGTAAAAGCTTTAAAAAAAATTATTAGTGAAAATGAAAAAGATATTGTAGTTGTTTCTCATGGATTATTATTAAGAACTGTAATATGTTGGGTATTAAATTTACCATTGAATCAACATAGAAATTTTATGCTTGATAATGCCTCAGTAACAACGTTAGAATATATAAATGGAAATATAAGATTATTAAATTTAAATGAGACATGGCATCTTGATTTAGAAAGAATAATTCATCCAAAAACAGTGGAGGAAGAATTATGA
- a CDS encoding iron-containing alcohol dehydrogenase family protein, producing the protein MLYYMPTKLYYGQKCIFENKEEMILGEKAIIVTGRNSAKVTGALDDVISVLKEYRIPYIHYNEIGENPTYEMVIKGKEIALKEECDFVIAIGGGSPMDAGKAIAVLTANSDLTPDDLFDMENYDVALPIVTVPTTSGTGSEVTPFAVLTKPNGRKSGFKSDLIFPDVSYLDPRYMVKMNKELTLTTAVDALSHAVEGILSKRATVMSDILARESIRLIYEYLPKTLVNLDNVEYREKLAIASNLAGMVIAQTGTILPHSLGYRITIHKGIRHGQATAIFLPLVAEEVDKYSPEKTKIIKDIFGTLDNFFKFLKDLGIYDFNITFTDDELELFTNEVMSSAHIKNTPGVYDEKKIKEMYTKITKI; encoded by the coding sequence ATGCTATATTACATGCCAACAAAATTGTATTATGGTCAGAAGTGTATTTTTGAAAATAAAGAAGAAATGATATTAGGGGAAAAGGCCATTATAGTAACAGGAAGGAATTCTGCAAAAGTAACAGGAGCATTAGATGATGTTATTTCTGTTCTTAAGGAATATAGAATCCCATATATTCACTATAACGAAATCGGAGAAAATCCCACATATGAAATGGTAATAAAAGGGAAAGAAATAGCTTTAAAAGAAGAATGTGATTTTGTAATAGCTATTGGTGGCGGTAGTCCTATGGATGCTGGAAAAGCTATTGCAGTATTAACTGCTAATTCAGATTTAACTCCAGATGATTTGTTTGATATGGAAAATTATGATGTTGCTTTGCCTATAGTAACAGTACCTACAACTTCAGGAACAGGTAGTGAGGTAACTCCTTTTGCAGTTTTAACAAAACCAAATGGGAGAAAATCTGGATTTAAAAGCGATTTAATATTCCCAGATGTATCTTATTTAGATCCAAGATATATGGTTAAAATGAATAAAGAATTAACTCTTACAACAGCAGTTGATGCTTTGTCTCATGCGGTTGAAGGGATACTTTCCAAAAGGGCCACAGTTATGTCTGATATACTTGCCAGGGAATCAATTAGACTTATATATGAATACTTGCCAAAAACATTAGTTAATTTGGATAATGTTGAATATAGAGAAAAACTTGCAATTGCTTCAAATTTAGCGGGGATGGTAATTGCTCAAACTGGAACAATATTGCCTCACTCTTTAGGGTATAGAATTACTATTCACAAAGGAATAAGACATGGTCAGGCAACTGCTATTTTCTTACCTTTAGTGGCGGAAGAAGTTGATAAATATTCACCAGAAAAAACAAAAATAATTAAAGATATATTTGGAACATTAGATAATTTCTTTAAATTCTTAAAAGATTTAGGGATATATGATTTTAATATAACTTTTACTGATGATGAATTAGAATTATTTACAAATGAAGTAATGTCTTCGGCGCACATAAAAAATACCCCAGGGGTTTATGATGAAAAAAAGATTAAAGAGATGTATACAAAAATTACAAAAATATGA